The following coding sequences are from one Eublepharis macularius isolate TG4126 chromosome 19, MPM_Emac_v1.0, whole genome shotgun sequence window:
- the LETMD1 gene encoding LETM1 domain-containing protein 1, producing MVLLGGRFVLRFGLAGLPVPAASLYRSRRRPEPPPWPALRPPVCLFSAKANSKTLLSALVSKAKYINEKYERFLERTFPRFYLLYSTFFKGVRVFYSEVKEIRRIKANMSHKNIQFYQLPYREMERLRQFRRDLIKAIPIGILSLPPFANYLVLLLMYLFPRQLLIRHFWTPEQQVEFLDAYHKIRKEAYAEVVDELMHLSRFLANPLLQKQMLHLCRKVQEGFHPDVIELKAVRTLFQGHPFGIQTLSVQQVKVLSRVLFLTPRLPPAILRYRLQTHLSELYHLDQAMLKLGARELSDEEARAACYTRGLDSVRLSPPQCRLWLDRWLELSCSLKDSEVSLLAHSMVLLSTNYLSSSKG from the exons ATGGTGCTGCTGGGCGGTCGCTTCGTTTTGCGCTTCGGCCTGGCCGGCCTCCCTGTGCCGGCCGCTTCCCTCTATCGGAGCCGGCGGCGGCCCGAGCCTCCCCCCTGGCCGGCGCTGAG ACCACCGGTGTGCCTGTTCTCTGCAAAGGCAAATTCCAAAACTCTTCTTTCTGCCCTGGTCTCAAAAGCCAAATACATAAATGAGAAATATGAAAGGTTTTTGGAACGGACATTCCCGCGTTTTTATCTGCTGTATTCAACCTTTTTCAAAG GGGTTCGGGTATTCTACTCAGAGGTAAAAGAAATAAGAAGAATAAAGGCCAATATGTCGCATAAAAATATACAGTTTTATCAGCTTCCATACAGAGAGATGGAGAGACTAAGGCAG tTTCGCAGAGATCTGATCAAGGCCATTCCTATTGGGATTCTCTCGCTTCCACCTTTTGCTAACTATCTCGTTCTCTTGCTCAT GTATCTGTTCCCAAGACAACTCTTAATACGTCACTTTTGGACTCCTGAACAACAAGTGGAGTTTTTGGATGCGTATCACAAAATAAGGAAGGAAGCATATGCTGAAGTGGTTGATGAACTAATGCACCTGTCTCGTTTCCTAGCCAATCCACTCCTTCAAAAACAGATGTTGCATCTCTGCAGAAAG GTACAAGAAGGATTCCATCCAGATGTAATCGAACTTAAAGCTGTGAGGACGTTATTTCAGGGGCATCCCTTTGGCATCCAAACGCTCAGTGTTCAACAAGTG aaaGTTCTAAGCCGCGTTCTGTTCCTGACGCCTCGCTTGCCGCCTGCGATCCTAAGATACCGCCTGCAGACTCACCTGTCAGAGCTGTACCACCTGGACCAAGCCATGCTGAAACTGGGAGCAAGAGAGCTGTCTGATGAGGAAGCGCGAGCG GCTTGTTATACCCGGGGCTTGGATTCTGTCCGTTTAAGCCCACCACAGTGCAGGCTGTGGCTGGACCGGTGGCTGGAACTCTCTTGCTCACTGAAAG acTCGGAAGTATCACTCTTGGCCCACAGCATGGTCTTGCTTTCCACCAACTACCTCTCCTCCTCCAAGGGCTGA